The genomic region AATCCTTCTGTTTAATGGAATGTCTATATATTTTGTAAGATGCTTGTCGGATTTTAGTTCATTATTTGTATAGGATAGAATACCATCACTTCTATATATATCTACATTGTTTAATCTCCTATTTATATAATATCCTATCATTTTTACGGAATACATCTTCTCTTTATATGTTATAATCTTATCACTAACATTATAATGTAATCCTTGGAATGATTCCTTACAGTATAAAACATTGAAAGATTCATACTCTTGCTCTTTAGTTGAGCAAGAGTATAACAATATGAAAAATGCAATTAAACAATCTGTTTTTTTCATTTTATTACTACATTTTTAGTTTGCGGTATTTTATTCACATCTCTTTTCTCTATTATGACATCTATTCTATTCTTATTTGTTTTGCTTTTTCTAGATTGATTTATAATACTATCTAATATTTTATTTGTGGAATCGTTAGAAGAAGACTTGTCGCTATTTGTAATTCCGAAGCATCCTTCAGAGGCAGCATAATGATACTCCCCTTTCAGATTATATATACCACCAACATGCATCATAACCCCAGCGGCAACATCACTTTTATTTCTATACCCCATTTCAACAGAAACATTATTAGAAGTTGCATACATAACCTCAGAGCCGTGTTGTTTTAACTTCAATGCTTTAGTACCATTTCCTCTAGGATACTCTATAACTTGTGCTGTATAACGATTGTCTTCTTCTTTTTTAGGTTCATAAGCAACATTAGATAAAACCAATCTATTACCATTTCTATCACCTTTCCGCACGGTAAAGGCATCCCTTGTGACAGAGAATTCCATACGAAAGTCCTTATCCTCCGTATCACGGACTGTTACTTTATAAAGGTTTACCCTTGTAATAACGTCTCTTTCTTGTCCCGTATAACCTATAATTCTTTGCCAAGTTGTCCTACCTGTTTTTTGTTTTGTGATTGTTATAATTGGATAAGCTCCATCTGGATCTACTAGTAAGATAGGGTTATTATGACAATAGGAATACGAACTAATATCAGGATACTTTTCTGTCAAAGGATCCACCCCATACCACAGACTTGTGACTGAATTCAAGTATCTTGCACCATAGTAGTACAGACCTGTCTCTTCATCGAACTGTTTGCCATTGAACTTATATGGCATTTCCTCACTTGAGGAATGCTCGTCAACTAACAGTTCACCATATGGAAGATATGCATCATACTGTGTGATGTTGGCGTGTTCGTCTGTGATGTAAGACGTTGAGCCAAGGTGGTCACTGTGATAGAAGAATGTTTCTTCCTTTGTGGTGTCGTTTAGAATATAACCATAACCAGCCTGCGGGTCATCAGGGTTGCTCGGGTCATTCCAACTTACAGGTGGACCGGGGTTGGTATTCGATGTGGTGTTGGGGTGTGGAGTCTGAATCCAGCCCTGTGGAACATCGTGGTTGCCGAGTGTGTCAATGATAGAGTTATATCCTCGCTTTGTATTCTCTGGATCACCATACGCACCTTTCATTGTAGGTACACCAGGTGCAATGCCTTGCTGCTTATAGTATGCCTCTTTCTGCTTCTGAATCTGATTCATGCGCTCAGCATAGTCCTGCTGACCAGCGGTTACGTATGAGCCGTTTCTTCCATAAACGTTGTTAAACAGACCTGTTCCTATTCTTGAAGCAACTCGTTTGTCACCAAGGAAGTAATGTTTTGTGAAGCGATTCTTGTTGATGCTGATTATCGAAGCAGGGTAGAGCGTGAAGTTGTCCGTCTCGTGGAACGTGATTCCTTGCGGCGCACCATTGATATACACGCCCTCCATCGTACCGTAACTCTTCATGATACGTTCACCGGCAGCGTTGTAAGTATAACGACTCGTCTTGCCATTATCAGAGAGTACCATCAGGCGGTTGTCCTCATCCCAGTACATCTCGCGGGTAGTATTCGTCGAATCGTTCGTTACCAGCGTTGGATTGCCGTTGGCATCGTATGTGTAATGATCGTGTCCAATCTGCGTTGGAGCCGTCGGATGGTCGCTGTCCTCATACTTATAAGCAAAGTTATAAGACTTGGCAGTTGTCGTTGAGTCCACCTTCTGAACCTTGGTCAGCGGTTCACTCATCCGTCCGAACGACATCACCATATCATACGATGCACGCTTAGCCTTACCACTTGCATGAACAAGGCGGTTCAGCTCGTCATACTCATACGTATGCGAACTTCTTCCTCCCAGCTTCGCCCTGTTGAGTTTTGTCAGCGATGTCGGGTCGGCGGCATTCGTGATGCCGAGGATGTTATCCACGGCATCATAGCGATACCTGTTTTCCATCACAGTCTGACCATCCGCTGTAAGGTTCATCACCTGCAGACGTTCACGCTGCTTGTCATATGTATAGGTTGTCTCCGTGCCATTACCGAGCTTCGTATAGACCGTATGACCCTCCTTGTCGTAACCTATCCTGTCAACAATAACGCTCTGACGTCCCTGTTTATTGCTCGTAAGACTCTCAACCTGTCCGGCAGCATTATAATGGTAGGTCACCACTTCACCGTCAGGATAAGTCATCGTCCGCACACGGTTCCAGCTGTCATAGGTAGCACCATAGACATAAGTCCTGATATCCGCCACGCTCGCCATAAATGGTTTGGTAACTCTCTTAGTGTGGATAGAAACCGCCATTGTTTGGGTATATTCTTTTTATCTCATATAAACAGCCTTTAATGTCTACATATCTTCCATAATCCCCTCTGTAGTCATACTCTGTGTCTTTTTTTATTTCTATGAATTTTGAACAGTCATTTTTGTCAGGAATCGTATTTGTTCGATAGTAGCTGTTAAAGAAGCTGGGAATATCGAAAATACATTTTTTTTGTAAAGTAAAAGTGTATTTTACCCCTTTCTTTAAATGACAATTATATAGAAGCCCTCGATCGATAACATTGTGATGAATACTGTCATAAGGTAATCTAAGGTTCATTCTTATAGTATCTCCATCTATTTTTAATATTAGCTCTTTATTTAGGAAGCTTCTATTTTGAGTTCCCTTATACTGATAACCAATATAAGTTAATGATAGTTCTTCTTGTGCTTTGCAATGACAAAGAACAAGTGACATTATTACATAAAACATTATAGTTTTCATACTTAACGTGAGTTCGACGAATTGTAAGTGCCTATAAATTTGGTGATTAGCGAAATTTGTTGTAACTTTAAGGTGCTAACATACAAACAATTACAAACAAAAATCGCTATGATCACCGAAGACAAAGTTACTGAAATCTTTTGTATGGCAGATGACTTCTGCAAGTTTTTTGATGCAATGACAGCAAAATATACGTTAAAAGCTACTGAAAAAAGAAAATATCATCGAAATTCTACAATGTCAAAGGCTGAAGTCATGCTGATAATGATTCTTTTCCACGGCTCCGGTTATCGCTGCTTTAAACATTTCTATCTTGAAAAAGTCAAGAAATATTTCTTTGGCAAAATTCTTGTGTTATCGCTGCTTTAAACATTTCTATCTTGAAAAAGTATGCAAGCATCTTCACCATCTGTTTTCCAATGTTGTTTCTTATAACCGTTTAGTAGAATTGGAAAGGGAGGTAGCCGTACCCTTAACCTTGTTTATCAAGAAGGTCCTGTTGGGCAAATGTACGGGCATAAGCTTCGTTGACAGCACACCACTGCGTGTCTGCAAAAACCAAAGAATACATATTCACAAGGTTTTCAAAGGCATAGCTCAAAGAGGAAAATGCTCCATGGGTTGGTTCTTCGGTTTCAAGTTGCATTTGATTTGCAATGAGAAAGGAGAGCTTCTCAACTTTATGATAACGCCGGGAGATGTTGATGACCGTAAACCTTTGGAGTACAAGGCATTCATAGAATTCATCTATGGTAAGCTGGTCGGTGATAAGGGTTACATCGGCAAGAACCTCTTTCAAAGGCTTTTCGTTGACGGAATACAGCTTATTACCAAATTGAAAAGTAACATGAAAGGAGCTTTAGTGAGCGTTTCAGACAGACTTTTACTCAGAAAAAGAGCCATTATAGAAACGGTGAATGATGAACTTAAGAACATTGCACAAGTGGAACACTCCAGGCATAGATGCTTTGACAATTTCATCGTCAACTTATTAGGGGCAATTGCTGCCTATTGCCTGTTTCCAAAGAAGCCGTGCATCAATCTGCAAAGGACTATTGATACACAACTTGCATTGTTTTGAATTCATCGAACTCACGTATACTTAAGGTACTTTATTTGCAGACTTCAACTTTCCAGTAGACGACACTGACATACAAACTATTACGCAACAACGGCACTTCTAAAAATTGTTTACATGTTTAAGCCGCTCAAATCCACCTTGTAAACAAAGTTGCCAAGTTGCTTTTTCTGCAAGAACATCATCATATAAATGGGGGCGTACACAGTGTTTCCCCACCGTGTGCAGGTTATCGTTGCAGAAAACCATGGCTTCCTTCAGTCCGCATTCCCTGCAATCCATGATGTTGGCAAGGGCGCGATGCACCCCGTAATCTTTCCCCGACTTCACCTCAATGGGCAGCACTTGTCCTCCTATTTCTATCAGGAAGTCTACTTCTCCCTTCCGTTTGTTGTTATGATAATAAGGTGTAAGGTCGTGCGCAACGAGTTCTTGCGCCACCAAAAGAGATGGGACAGTCATGGAAAACACAAATTTTCGCAAAAGAAAGGCATAATTAACCGCTTGTTTTGCAAGTGTCGTTAAATTGTCGTACTTTTGTATCTTGAATATCAATTCTGTGCAGACAACAAACGTATGGTATTAAATTATATTTGGATAGCGTTTTTTCTGATTGCCTTTGCCTTCGGAATCGTAGGGCTGATAATGGGCGACACCACGCTGTTTGAGAAGATGGTGGACGCTACTTCCGATTCAGCGAAGACGGCATTCGGGGTATCGCTCGGACTAACGGGCGTACTCTCGCTGTGGCTTGGCATTATGAAGATTGGCGAAAAAGCAGGCATCGTGAACGTATTGGCACGAATGTTAAGTCCTGTTTTCACAAAACTTTTCCCCGATATTCCCAAGAATCACCCCGTCATGGGCTCTATCTTCATGAACATTGCCTCCAATATGCTGGGATTGGACAATGCAGCTACGCCGACAGGACTGAAGGCTATGGCGCAGATGCAGGAGCTTAACACAAAGAAAGACACGGCTACGAACCCCATGATAATGTTCCTGGTGCTGAACACAAGTGGACTTACCATTATTCCAACAAGCATTCTTGCAGTGCGAAGCTCATGCGGTGCTGCCCAACCAACCGATGTTTTCATTCCTATTTTGCTCGCTACAACCATTGCTACGCTGGTGGGAATAATGATAACAGCATCGTGGCAACGAATTAACATCTTCCAACCTGTGCTGTTTTTTGCCATCTTCGGAATGCTCGGTGCTGTGGGTTTAATAATCTGGGGATTGCAACAAATGCCTCAACCCACCATGGACACAGTAACGTCGGTGGTGTCTAACCTTATATTAATGTCGATTATAGTTACGTTTATCGGTGCTGGGCTGTTCCGGAAAATAAACGTTTACGATGCTTTTATAGAGGGGGCAAAAGAAGGTTTCAGCACTGCGGTACGCATTATCCCCTATTTGGTGGCAATACTTGTGGCTGTTGGCGTGTTTAGAGCATCGGGAGCAATGGACATTTGTGTAGATGGCATAAGATGGACAATGCAACAATGCAACATAGACACCACCTTTGTAGATGCTCTGCCAACCGCTATGATGAAACCACTGTCGGGAAGCGGTGCACGTGGACTTATGCTGGAGACCATGCACCACTACGGTGCCGACTCGTTCGTGGGCAGGTTGAGTTGCATATTCCAAGGCTCTACGGACACCACATTCTATATACTGGCTGTCTATTTCGGCAGCGTCAGCATACGCTACACACGCCACGCCGTGGCTTGTGGACTGTTGGCAGACCTTGCCGGCGTAATAGCGGCTATCGGAATATGCTATATTTTCTTCTAAACGAACACGAAACAGAATGGCAAACTTAAAATCTCTGGCAAAAGATACGGCTATTTACGGTCTCAGTAGCATTGCGGCACGCTTTGTAAACTACTTGTTGGTGCCCATACAAACCACCAAGTTCAATGCCGCCGGTGGTCAATACGGCATCATAACCAACGTGTATGCCTACGTGGCACTGCTGATAGTGCTGCTTACTTACGGCATGGAAACCACCTTCTTCCGCTTCATGAGCAAGGAAGGAGAGAGTCCCGAGAAGGTATATGCCACCACGCTGAAGATGGTAGGAACCACTTCGTTGCTCTTCATGGCAGTAATTCTGCTCTTCAATCAGCCCATAGCGAACCTCTTGGGATATGCCGACCACCCGGAATACATTACTATAATGTATGTTACGGTGGCGATAGATGCCTTTGCAGCCATACCTTTCGCCTATCTGCGGTGCAAGCATCGCCCCATAAAATTTGCCATATTGAAGATTTTGAACATCACGCTGAACATTGTTTTAAACCTGCTTTACCTTATTATATTGCCAAGTTTAAAGCTCAATCCGTTCGGAATATACGATGCAAACTTCACGCTCGACGTGGTTTGGGTGTTCTATATCAACCTTATTTGCACCATTATCACCTTGCTTTTGCTCTGGAAAGAACTTGCAGGCATACGCTACAGCTTCGACAAAGGCACGTGCAGGCGCATGCTTAGCTACACTTTCCCACTCCTGATAATGGGTCTGGCAGGGCAATTGAACCAGTGTGCGTCGCAAATAATATTCCCTTACGTTTACGACGGCACTGCCGAAGAGGCACGAACACAGCTCGGAATATACGGCGCATGTATCAAAATAGCCATGATAATGGTCATGATTACGCAGGCATTCCGCTACGCCTACGAGCCGTTTGTATTCGGAAAGTCGAAAGACAGGGACAATAAGGACACCTACGCCAAGGCTATGAAGTTCTACATCATATTCACTTTGCTGGCATTTCTCACCGTCATGGGCTACATGGACGTGCTCCGCCATGTGGTGGGGCGCAGCTATTGGGACGGACTGGAGATTGTTCCAATCGTGATGGCGGCTGAAATAATGTTCGGAATCTTCTTTAATCTGAGCTTTTGGTATAAGCTTACCGACCGCACGATATGGGGAGCGTACTTCTCCGGCGTGGGTGCTGTGGTGCTAATTGCCATGAACATTCTGCTCATACCAACCTTCAGCTACTGGGCTTGTGCCTGGGCAGGTTTCGTTTCGTATGCCGCGAGCATGGTCATAAGCTACTATTTCGGACAGAAATACTACCCTATCGCCTATCCGCTGCGCGACATTCTGTTCTACGTAGTGGTGGCACTGGTGCTGTTTGCAGCCATTACTGCCTCCAACAAATACTTCCCCTCGTTGCTTGCACTGGCTGGAAACACTGTAATAATACTTGTTTTTGTTGCCATTATCGTGAAACGCGACTTCCCTTTGAGCAAGCTTCCCATCGTAGGAAAACGGTTCAGAAAGTAAAAAACAACCAGAATATATT from Prevotella nigrescens harbors:
- a CDS encoding RHS repeat-associated core domain-containing protein — its product is MNLTADGQTVMENRYRYDAVDNILGITNAADPTSLTKLNRAKLGGRSSHTYEYDELNRLVHASGKAKRASYDMVMSFGRMSEPLTKVQKVDSTTTAKSYNFAYKYEDSDHPTAPTQIGHDHYTYDANGNPTLVTNDSTNTTREMYWDEDNRLMVLSDNGKTSRYTYNAAGERIMKSYGTMEGVYINGAPQGITFHETDNFTLYPASIISINKNRFTKHYFLGDKRVASRIGTGLFNNVYGRNGSYVTAGQQDYAERMNQIQKQKEAYYKQQGIAPGVPTMKGAYGDPENTKRGYNSIIDTLGNHDVPQGWIQTPHPNTTSNTNPGPPVSWNDPSNPDDPQAGYGYILNDTTKEETFFYHSDHLGSTSYITDEHANITQYDAYLPYGELLVDEHSSSEEMPYKFNGKQFDEETGLYYYGARYLNSVTSLWYGVDPLTEKYPDISSYSYCHNNPILLVDPDGAYPIITITKQKTGRTTWQRIIGYTGQERDVITRVNLYKVTVRDTEDKDFRMEFSVTRDAFTVRKGDRNGNRLVLSNVAYEPKKEEDNRYTAQVIEYPRGNGTKALKLKQHGSEVMYATSNNVSVEMGYRNKSDVAAGVMMHVGGIYNLKGEYHYAASEGCFGITNSDKSSSNDSTNKILDSIINQSRKSKTNKNRIDVIIEKRDVNKIPQTKNVVIK
- a CDS encoding DUF4143 domain-containing protein, producing MTVPSLLVAQELVAHDLTPYYHNNKRKGEVDFLIEIGGQVLPIEVKSGKDYGVHRALANIMDCRECGLKEAMVFCNDNLHTVGKHCVRPHLYDDVLAEKATWQLCLQGGFERLKHVNNF
- a CDS encoding oligosaccharide flippase family protein; the protein is MANLKSLAKDTAIYGLSSIAARFVNYLLVPIQTTKFNAAGGQYGIITNVYAYVALLIVLLTYGMETTFFRFMSKEGESPEKVYATTLKMVGTTSLLFMAVILLFNQPIANLLGYADHPEYITIMYVTVAIDAFAAIPFAYLRCKHRPIKFAILKILNITLNIVLNLLYLIILPSLKLNPFGIYDANFTLDVVWVFYINLICTIITLLLLWKELAGIRYSFDKGTCRRMLSYTFPLLIMGLAGQLNQCASQIIFPYVYDGTAEEARTQLGIYGACIKIAMIMVMITQAFRYAYEPFVFGKSKDRDNKDTYAKAMKFYIIFTLLAFLTVMGYMDVLRHVVGRSYWDGLEIVPIVMAAEIMFGIFFNLSFWYKLTDRTIWGAYFSGVGAVVLIAMNILLIPTFSYWACAWAGFVSYAASMVISYYFGQKYYPIAYPLRDILFYVVVALVLFAAITASNKYFPSLLALAGNTVIILVFVAIIVKRDFPLSKLPIVGKRFRK
- a CDS encoding nucleoside recognition domain-containing protein, with amino-acid sequence MVLNYIWIAFFLIAFAFGIVGLIMGDTTLFEKMVDATSDSAKTAFGVSLGLTGVLSLWLGIMKIGEKAGIVNVLARMLSPVFTKLFPDIPKNHPVMGSIFMNIASNMLGLDNAATPTGLKAMAQMQELNTKKDTATNPMIMFLVLNTSGLTIIPTSILAVRSSCGAAQPTDVFIPILLATTIATLVGIMITASWQRINIFQPVLFFAIFGMLGAVGLIIWGLQQMPQPTMDTVTSVVSNLILMSIIVTFIGAGLFRKINVYDAFIEGAKEGFSTAVRIIPYLVAILVAVGVFRASGAMDICVDGIRWTMQQCNIDTTFVDALPTAMMKPLSGSGARGLMLETMHHYGADSFVGRLSCIFQGSTDTTFYILAVYFGSVSIRYTRHAVACGLLADLAGVIAAIGICYIFF